In Dermacentor variabilis isolate Ectoservices chromosome 11, ASM5094787v1, whole genome shotgun sequence, one genomic interval encodes:
- the LOC142564712 gene encoding uncharacterized protein LOC142564712, producing the protein MAAFRRDTMTRRWTAKSAIVAVLVALARTSNIEPRAAPGDFELWGTATGARSVEVVVFVPEEKNGLLDSCYGTLSGADQERHFSCDDHGGKSSTVTLKGLEPATEYNCTVTFVNELDDCEEAATTKSIVIKTPAEPTEPDPSFTTRPNRDEAAAGMVFLPTPKVIIFSTSALVALWQRHMSNNCMN; encoded by the exons ATGGCAGCTTTTCGGCGGGACACTATGACGCGACGATGGACTGCGAAAAGTGCCATTGTGGCTGTATTGGTTGCGCTTGCTAGAACTTCAAAT ATTGAGCCTCGGGCTG CACCGGGAGATTTCGAGCTCTGGGGCACGGCCACTGGTGCTAGGTCAGTCGAAGTCGTCGTCTTCGTACCAGAGGAGAAGAACGGGCTGCTGGATTCCTGCTACGGCACGCTGTCGGGTGCAGACCAAGAACGCCACTTCAGTTGCGATGACCACGGAGGGAAGTCATCTACGGTCACGCTGAAAGGGCTCGAACCGGCTACAGAATACAACTGCACTGTCACATTCGTCAACGAGCTGGACGACtgtgaagaagctgccacaaCAAAGTCTATCGTGATAAAGACGCCGGCTG aaCCGACGGAACCGGATCCGAGCTTCACCACTAGGCCCAACCGAGATGAAGCCGCTGCTGGCATGGTGTTTTTACCGACGCCTAAAGTGATCATTTTCTCCACGTCTGCACTTGTCGCTCTGTGGCAGCGACACATGAGCAACAATTGTATGAACTGA